The following proteins come from a genomic window of Pirellulales bacterium:
- the cmx8 gene encoding type I-MYXAN CRISPR-associated protein Cmx8, whose amino-acid sequence MAKSTKTAAKPTAVTVTYDLMSLPTAQHKAGLAGLLLEIESLRNRGKPSPSYRWDDQCPRTIVHVEFTRETTAALFDDIYDAELIEGPPREKPFTKGKGAQKRLVPPLRRAAFIKTDKKGNQTTVEGYVYLELTPSLATLRHYLPSADWVRLWRDLIWQVIRDSKKKAPFIKRAAAKHALADVIAVADGDTDDEAEAAESGRGDGSSWDDLLKYAAANARGTHAVGKLSGALLLGAMERNAEAIPLIGQIEQNLLLHFWPLSILIFVPRFVDRDGGTYLGRRGKKDRSPHFAVALPEVADLREFLRDYPRLLAGLSTKLAGMRPTESIVDLPAEGGLSFIEHLARLIPPHIVESEVGPAISAVDYFHVAKEGNNVKFLATGRVEPRPHLAEDYCEIAGRPDGKPRFANPFFRRALLAALLDDRPWFDPFADVFDEWPHPFFIPTKSSPTFSWFWVDARKKILEVIQAMPTENDVTDPPSDDDVLASAINRFTRRYLDERLKRDIGFDFHKFRKERRSPANPVEAKNLADAVDARQKLAERLFLEFRSRHDQAFVEHFSGTFFRVGHYMGGKLFERIAAALFNGTDKVKTLTLMALSANSWTPLQPREAKQ is encoded by the coding sequence GGAAGCCATCGCCCAGCTATCGTTGGGACGACCAATGCCCTCGAACCATCGTGCATGTCGAGTTCACGCGTGAAACGACTGCTGCATTGTTTGATGACATTTACGACGCCGAACTCATCGAAGGACCGCCGCGTGAAAAGCCGTTTACGAAAGGGAAAGGCGCTCAAAAGCGGCTGGTTCCTCCGCTACGACGCGCGGCGTTCATCAAGACGGATAAAAAAGGGAATCAGACGACCGTAGAGGGGTACGTCTATCTTGAGCTCACGCCATCGCTCGCTACTCTTCGCCATTACCTTCCCAGCGCGGATTGGGTAAGGCTCTGGCGCGACTTGATCTGGCAGGTTATTCGTGACAGCAAGAAGAAGGCGCCGTTTATCAAGCGCGCTGCCGCAAAACATGCACTGGCCGACGTCATTGCAGTCGCCGATGGCGACACCGACGATGAAGCTGAAGCGGCCGAGTCCGGAAGGGGTGACGGGAGCTCGTGGGACGACTTGCTGAAGTATGCAGCCGCCAATGCACGAGGAACCCACGCGGTCGGCAAGCTTTCAGGGGCACTGCTGCTCGGCGCAATGGAGCGAAACGCGGAGGCGATCCCCCTCATTGGCCAGATCGAGCAGAATCTCCTCCTTCACTTTTGGCCTCTAAGTATCCTTATATTCGTTCCGCGATTTGTCGATCGCGATGGCGGCACCTACCTTGGCAGGCGTGGAAAAAAAGACCGATCGCCCCATTTTGCGGTTGCGTTGCCAGAAGTCGCCGACTTGCGAGAGTTTCTTCGCGACTACCCGCGATTACTCGCGGGCCTGAGCACAAAGCTCGCGGGAATGAGGCCGACAGAGAGCATCGTTGACCTTCCCGCTGAGGGCGGATTGTCATTCATCGAGCATCTTGCACGCCTAATTCCGCCGCACATCGTGGAAAGCGAAGTTGGACCGGCTATAAGCGCTGTTGATTACTTCCACGTCGCGAAGGAAGGCAACAACGTTAAGTTCCTTGCGACGGGTAGAGTCGAGCCACGCCCACACCTCGCCGAAGACTACTGCGAGATTGCCGGGCGGCCGGATGGAAAGCCTCGTTTTGCGAATCCGTTCTTTCGTCGCGCCTTGCTGGCCGCTTTGCTCGATGATCGGCCATGGTTTGACCCTTTCGCTGATGTTTTCGACGAATGGCCGCACCCTTTTTTCATCCCGACCAAAAGTTCCCCAACATTTTCGTGGTTCTGGGTAGACGCCCGGAAAAAGATCCTGGAGGTGATCCAAGCTATGCCGACTGAAAACGACGTGACTGATCCGCCAAGCGATGATGATGTACTCGCTTCGGCAATAAACCGGTTTACCCGCCGCTATCTTGATGAGCGTTTGAAGAGAGACATCGGCTTTGACTTCCACAAATTTCGCAAGGAGCGACGGTCTCCTGCAAACCCTGTGGAAGCGAAGAACCTCGCCGATGCGGTAGACGCGCGTCAGAAACTCGCCGAGCGGCTGTTTTTGGAGTTTCGTTCCAGGCACGACCAAGCGTTCGTCGAGCACTTCAGCGGCACATTCTTCCGCGTTGGGCACTACATGGGCGGTAAGCTGTTCGAGCGAATCGCGGCGGCGCTGTTCAACGGTACCGACAAAGTCAAAACTCTAACTCTCATGGCGCTCTCCGCCAATTCTTGGACTCCCCTGCAACCTCGTGAGGCTAAGCAATGA